One genomic region from Hoeflea algicola encodes:
- a CDS encoding RrF2 family transcriptional regulator: MKLTTFSDYALRVLMYAGAAGERLVTIEETAKAYRVSQAHLMKVVNMLTKAGYLRGVRGRSGGFTLAKPAEQINLGAVMRATEVDFALVECLTPSNQCVISGCCRLPSLMNQALNAFMATFDQYTLADIMLSPRDFALSAAPEGEIRAPVLPNAGQ; the protein is encoded by the coding sequence ATGAAACTGACCACTTTCTCAGACTATGCGTTACGGGTGCTGATGTATGCGGGGGCTGCGGGTGAACGGCTGGTGACCATCGAGGAAACGGCCAAGGCCTACCGGGTATCCCAAGCCCATCTGATGAAAGTCGTCAACATGCTGACCAAGGCCGGGTATTTGCGCGGCGTTCGCGGCCGTTCCGGCGGGTTTACGCTGGCCAAACCCGCCGAACAGATAAACCTCGGTGCGGTGATGCGGGCCACCGAAGTGGACTTCGCACTGGTAGAATGCCTGACACCCTCCAATCAGTGCGTCATTTCCGGCTGCTGCCGATTGCCCAGCCTGATGAATCAGGCGCTCAACGCCTTCATGGCCACGTTCGATCAGTATACGCTTGCCGACATCATGTTGTCGCCGCGGGATTTTGCGCTGTCTGCCGCACCAGAAGGCGAAATCCGCGCGCCGGTGCTGCCGAATGCCGGCCAATAG